A single window of Coffea eugenioides isolate CCC68of chromosome 7, Ceug_1.0, whole genome shotgun sequence DNA harbors:
- the LOC113776921 gene encoding uncharacterized protein LOC113776921, translating to MTKTSGDDRIGRAAIGIVPEEFTEENYEEWKRCLEHYLVGHGLWGVVSGEEKDPINDERQEYGEEKKQEHEEWKKKNALALHAIQLSCGTGTYVKLKEAHTSAVVAWKHLVEKLRPKKIFAKGDREDESSRVEEEGPKEYRRYRPLYIAIATGDFDRTKSLLDQDPGAVRAIISSHRGTALQFAIVNGHMKIAKELLRRMEQADLEMVNDNGCTALTFAAIRGVTKLAKKIVEKNDGLLIKENDGLDGQLPVIVAALYGQKHMVDYLYSETPRGLFRPGVGENGATLLNSLITAEMYGKIVDVRGNIPICIKPFFNICAPNPFLIATDVASMLLRQYRKLGVTPDHNGDYALQLLAHKPSAFPSGTKLVFWKRWIHSCLMGDSPLGSPTDSAKDDQTTKASMIGDHSIEITDHETNLTGNRGLQITSFAR from the exons ATGACGAAAACTTCAG GAGATGATAGAATTGGTAGAGCAGCAATCGGAATTGTTCCCGAGGAGTTCACTGAGGAGAACTATGAGGAATGGAAAAGATGCTTGGAACATTATTTGGTTGGTCATGGCCTTTGGGGTGTTGTTTCTGGAGAGGAGAAAGATCCTATAAACGATGAGAGACAAGAAtatggagaagaaaagaaacaagaacaTGAGGaatggaagaagaagaatgcATTGGCCTTGCATGCCATCCAACTTTCTTGTGGAACAGGCACATATGTTAAACTTAAGGAAGCTCACACTTCTGCGGTAGTTGCATGGAAGCATTTGGTGGAAAAACTAAGGcccaagaaaatatttgcaaaAGGTGATCGTGAAGATGAAAGCAGCCGTGTTGAAGAAGAAG GACCAAAAGAGTACCGTCGCTATAGGCCCTTGTACATAGCAATTGCAACAGGCGATTTTGATCGCACAAAAAGTCTCCTTGATCAAGATCCAGGCGCTGTTAGGGCCATAATTTCATCACATAGAGGAACTGCACTTCAATTTGCCATTGTAAATGGACACATGAAAATTGCAAAGGAACTGTTGAGGAGAATGGAACAAGCAGACTTGGAAATGGTTAATGACAATGGATGCACAGCTCTAACTTTTGCTGCAATCCGTGGTGTAACAAAGTTGGCAAAAAAAATCGTGGAAAAAAATGACGGGCTTCTTATCAAGGAGAATGACGGACTTGATGGGCAGCTTCCTGTCATAGTGGCTGCTTTGTATGGTCAAAAGCATATGGTTGATTATCTATACTCGGAGACACCAAGAGGGTTATTTCGCCCAGGGGTGGGTGAGAATGGAGCTACACTGCTTAATTCCCTGATTACAGCAGAAATGTATGGTAAGATTGTGGATGTAAGAGGCAATATACCAATCTGCATCAAACCCTTCTTCAATATATGTGCCCCTAACCCCTTTCTGATTGCTACAGATGTTGCTTCAATGCTACTTCGACAATATCGAAAACTTGGTGTCACCCCAGATCATAATGGTGACTATGCTCTCCAGTTACTGGCTCACAAGCCATCTGCATTTCCTAGTGGAACCAAACTTGTTTTCTGGAAAAGATGGATCCATTCAT GTCTAATGGGAGATTCTCCATTGGGGAGTCCAACAGATTCTGCTAAAGATGATCagacaacaaaagcaagcatgATTGGAGACCACAGCATTGAGATTACTGATCATGAAACGAATTTGACAGGAAATCGAGGCCTACAGATTACTAGCTTTG CTAGATGA